The sequence CTCCCCGGGTACTCACCCGGTAGGCGTCGCCGCGGTCCGAGACCACCGGCTGGTCGGGTCGCACCCCGCGAACGGCGATGCGCGAGGTGAGGAGGGGGACCGAGGCGTAGGCGGTCAGGGCGGGGCTGAGCCCCGTCCGGCGGCGCAGAAGCTCGGCAAGGTTGTCCCGGTCGTCTTCGATGTAGAGGGTGGTCTCGGCCACGCCCAGCCCCTTCCAGGCCAGGGCGGCCTGGCTGTTGAGGATGAAGAGGCGGTAGCCGCTTATCAGGCGGACCCCTTCGAGGCCGTCGAAGAGAGGGAAATGCCCCAGGTTGTGGAGGCGAAAGGTGGTGAAGCCCCTGGTCACCAGCTGTGCGACCGCGTCGCGATAGCCCGCCCACTGGTCGTCGAAGAGGATAAAGGGCAGGTCCCACACCAGGCGGTCCTCCCGCCCGGCCATGCGCCGGGCGACCTTGCCCAGGCCGCCCAGGTTGGCGGGGGTGAGGGGAAGAAAAATCCGGTCCACGGCGGGGTCGGCCAGCAGGGTCGTGTCGCGCAGGTCGCGCACGGCGACGGTGACCTGGCGCTGCCCGGCCGGGCGGGGGGGGGCGTCGGGGAGCAGGGCGTCCAGAGCTTCTTTGCGATGGCGGTCGCGTCGTTTCCGTCGGGCCGTCACGAGGGCCTCGGCGAGTCCCTCGTAGAAGTCGCGGCGCACGGCCTTGAGGCGGCTCGGGGGAATGACCACAGGGGGCAGCTCCTTTGCCGCAAACTCCTCCAGGGCCAGAGGCTCCACGGCGGTTTTGGCGAAGACCTCGCGCAGGGTCCCCTCCGACAGGGGGCTCTCCGTGGCGGGGGCGGTGGCCACCGGGTAGCTTCGCTCCAGGGCCGTCTCCCCGCTGGCGCCCCGCACCGTCAGGGTTTCGCCCTCGAGGCCGACTTCCAGGCGCACCGGCCAGGGCTCGCGGCCGGCCGCACCCAGTTTGCGCCGGCAGGCCGGATCGCTCATGGTGAAGGCCTTCTCGGAGGAGACCTTGAAGACCGTGTCCCCGACCTTGAACTGGCCCCGGAAGTTGGTCGGGACGGTGACCTGGCTGCCGGCGGGGGTCTTCTTGACCCGCCCCCGGCCCAGACCCAGCTCCTTGACCGTGAAGGCGGTGCCGGCCTTGTCCGATTTGGGCTGGACCCTCAGGCGGTAGCCGAGGTGCAGACCGTCCCGGGAGCGGAAGACGATCTCTCCGCCCCGCACCTGGGTCACCTCGCCGAGGAAGCGGCCGGTGGAGCCCTTCAGGGAGGGGATGGCGATGTCGGTGGGGGCCCTGCCGGTCAGGAACCCCTTGGTCGGCACCCTCCCGAAGGACTGCTTGAGCAGCTCTTTGGCCTTCCCGGCGGCCTCCCGGCGCCCTGCGGGTGGGGCGTCGAGGACCCGCCGGTAGGCGCCGACCACGTTGGCCACGTACTCGGCGCTCTTCATCCTTCCCTCGATCTTGAAGCTCATCACCCCCGCCTGCGCCAGCCGGTCCAGCAGGTCGATGGCGGAGAGGTCGTTGGGGGAGAAGTAGTAGCCCTCCTGGCTGCGGTGGCTGTAGCGGCGCCGGCAGGGCTGGGCGCAGCGCCCGCGGTTGCCGCTCTTGCCCCCCAGGTAGGAGGAGAAGTAGCACTGCCCGGAGAAGGAGAAGCACAGGGCGCCGTGGATGAAATGCTACAGATCGAGAGAGCTCTGGCGGCGGATCTCTGCGATCTCCTCCAGGGTCAGCTCCCGGGCCAGCACCGCCCGGGAGAAGCCCATCCTCTCGAGCATGCGGACGCCGGCGGCGTTGTGGATCGTCATCTGGGTTGAGGCGTGCAGCTCAAGGCCCGGGAAATGCTCGCGGGCCAGGCGCCAGACGGCCATGTCCTGGAGGATGACGGCATCGACCCGCATCGCCTCGAGGGCGGCCAGGGTCTCGGCCAGCTGAGGCAGCTCCCGTTCCTTGACGAGGGTGTTGAGAGTGACGAATATCTTGCGGCCGCGGCGGTGGGCGTAGGCGAGCATCCCCTCCAGTTCGGCCAGGGTCATGTTCTTGGCCTTGGCCCGGGCGGAAAAGTCTTTAAGGCCGATGTAGACCGCGTCCGCCCCGGATTCCATGGCTGCGAAAAAGGCCTCCAGGCTGCCGGCGGGGGCGAGCAGTTCGGGTCTGACGGGGGTTGCTTGGGTCATGGTGTCCTTTGGCCGGAGGCGGCAAAAAAGAGGCCGGGTTCGCGCCCCGGCCTTTTCCATCATCAGTGCCACCAGAATACCACGGCCCCGCGGAACGGGGCAACCGCAATCAGCCCATCAGTCCCCGGTCGGCGAGGCTTACGTACCTGCCCCGGCCGATGATGATGTGGTCGAGCACCCGCACCCCCATGAGCTCGCCCGCCTCGCGCAGGCGCGAGGTGATCTCCAGGTCTTCGCGGCTGGGTGCGGGGTCTCCCGAGGGATGGTTGTGGACGAAGAGCACCGCGGCGGCCGACTCCCGCACCACCGCGGTGAAGACTTCCCGGGGATGGACGATGCTGGCGGTGAGGCTCCCCTCGGAGATGCGAACGGGCGAGCGGAGAAGGCGGTTCTTGTTGTCCAGGAGCACGACCAGGAAGACCTCCCTCTTGAGATCCCTGAGCTCTGCCTGGAAGTGGTGGAAGACCGCCTTCGAGCCGGTGAAGCGCTCCCCCGGCTTCCATGACCTTTGCTCCGAGCGGCGCGCGATTTCGAACACCGCTTGCAGTTCCGCCGCCTTGGCCGGGCCGACGCCCGGTATCCGGCACAGCTCGGCGACGGCGGCGCCGGCGATTCCCTGAAGGGTGTCGAAGCGGTCCAGCAGCAACCGGGCCAGGTCGACCGCGCTGACCTGCGCCGAGGCGGTGCCGGTGCGCAGCACCAGGGCGAGGAGCTCGGCATCGCTGAGGGCCCCGGCGCCGCGGCCCAGCAGCTTTTCCCGAGGACGCTCCTCCTCGGGCCAGTCTTTGATGGTTCGCAGGCTCTTTCCGTTCATATCCGACCCTTCCTCGTGGAAGGGGTGATATTACCACGGGGACGGTGGAGCGGAAAGAAAAAAATTAGCATATTCTTATTTTTTGTGATGCCGCGGCATCCAGAGTGCTCTGCCCGAGTCCTGTGCGAAGGGGTGGGCTGGAGGCCCCTGCCTCCAGTTTTCGGAAAATACCGGATGGATGAAAAAGCGGCCGGCACAAAGGCCGGCCGCTCAAGGAAGGTGGACTAGGGCTGGGAGGGCAGCGTCTTCTCCTTCATGGGGTTGCCCCAGAAGGTTCCCAGGACGCTCCGGTCCTGCTCGGTGATGATCGCCCCCCGCTTGATCATGCGCCGCTCGATCTTCTACAGCGCCCGCCTTTTCTTGATGGCGATATCGACCCGTTCGCGGGTGTGGCAGATCGTGCAGCGGGCGTCGATGACCTGCTGGAACTCCTCCATGCCGCGGAAGCGGTGGGCGCCGAGGTGGTCCACCTGGGGCGCCTGGGCGAAGGCTGTCCCCGCCAGGGCCAGAAGCAGGAAGGTCGCGGCGCCGATAGCCGGCCGGGTCCTATTCGCGCACATAGGTGTCGATGTCCGTTTCATGGACCATTCCCATGAGGCGGGCATATTCCGATTCGATGATCTGGTAGTGCTGGCGGGTCTCTTCGGCCATCTTCTCGAAGACCGCCCGCACCGCGGTGTCGGCGATTTTGGAGGCCGTTAGGCGCAGGTTTTTCTCGAGTTCCTCCTCTTCGCGCAGGGCAATCTCCATGGCTTTGCGTTCCTGAACGTTTTCGTCGAGGGACTTTTCCAGCTCGACGAGCATCGCCGAGTCGAGCTGGGGCGCGGTGGCCATGAAGTCCTCGAAGCTGCCGAGGTCTGCCCCCTGGTAGAGGGGAAAGAAGTGGCCGGCGTGTTCCTGCTCCTCCTTTGCGAGCTGAGTGAAAACCTTTTTTCCCCGCTCGTCCCGGGTGATCTCCGCGGCCCGCTTATAGAAATCCATGACATTTTTCTCGGTCTCGATGGCCAGTTTGAGGGCCTCTTGAAGCTTGAACTCCTGCGGCATACCTGTTCTCCTCCCTGCTTTTCGATTGAAGGGGTCGTTTCCCGCCTTTATTCGCGCACGTAGGTGGCCACGTCCGTTTCGTGGACCATGGCCATGGTGCGGGCGTATTCGGATTCAATCATCATGGCATGGTTGCGGGTCTCGTCGGCGGCCTTCTCCAGAACCGACCGGGCGGAGGGGTCGACGACCCGGGAGGCGATCGAGCGCAGGTTCTTTTCGAGGTCTTCTTCCTCGCGCAGCGCGATTTCCCGGGCCCGGCGCTCATGGACGCTCTCGTTGAGGGATTTGCGCAGCTCGGTTAGCATGGCGGTGTCGGGGTTGGGCGGTATGGCCATGAAGTCCTCGAAGGTCCCCAGCTCCGCTCCCAGGTAGAGATGGAAGAAGCGCTTCACGTTTTCTCTCACCTCCTCTGAAAGGTTGGAAAAAACGGCTCTTCCCGCAAGGTTTTCGGTGATCTGGGCGGCCTCCCGGTAAAAATCGACCAGGTTTTTCTTGGACTGGATGGCCAGCTTGATCGCTTCCTGCAATTTCAATTCTTGTGGCATGGGCACCCCCTTTGATGGGTGGAAAAAAGAAGATGGAAATCACATTAAAATTATGACCCAAAAC is a genomic window of Desulfuromonas sp. containing:
- the radC gene encoding DNA repair protein RadC, which encodes MNGKSLRTIKDWPEEERPREKLLGRGAGALSDAELLALVLRTGTASAQVSAVDLARLLLDRFDTLQGIAGAAVAELCRIPGVGPAKAAELQAVFEIARRSEQRSWKPGERFTGSKAVFHHFQAELRDLKREVFLVVLLDNKNRLLRSPVRISEGSLTASIVHPREVFTAVVRESAAAVLFVHNHPSGDPAPSREDLEITSRLREAGELMGVRVLDHIIIGRGRYVSLADRGLMG
- a CDS encoding DUF3656 domain-containing protein; translated protein: MSDPACRRKLGAAGREPWPVRLEVGLEGETLTVRGASGETALERSYPVATAPATESPLSEGTLREVFAKTAVEPLALEEFAAKELPPVVIPPSRLKAVRRDFYEGLAEALVTARRKRRDRHRKEALDALLPDAPPRPAGQRQVTVAVRDLRDTTLLADPAVDRIFLPLTPANLGGLGKVARRMAGREDRLVWDLPFILFDDQWAGYRDAVAQLVTRGFTTFRLHNLGHFPLFDGLEGVRLISGYRLFILNSQAALAWKGLGVAETTLYIEDDRDNLAELLRRRTGLSPALTAYASVPLLTSRIAVRGVRPDQPVVSDRGDAYRVSTRGGLTIVRPEADFSLLGKMDELAAMGCGRFAVELAHVGVSTAEGKKILEALKRGREVPGTSRFNYEMGME
- a CDS encoding ferritin family protein, whose product is MPQEFKLQEALKLAIETEKNVMDFYKRAAEITRDERGKKVFTQLAKEEQEHAGHFFPLYQGADLGSFEDFMATAPQLDSAMLVELEKSLDENVQERKAMEIALREEEELEKNLRLTASKIADTAVRAVFEKMAEETRQHYQIIESEYARLMGMVHETDIDTYVRE
- a CDS encoding ferritin family protein yields the protein MPQELKLQEAIKLAIQSKKNLVDFYREAAQITENLAGRAVFSNLSEEVRENVKRFFHLYLGAELGTFEDFMAIPPNPDTAMLTELRKSLNESVHERRAREIALREEEDLEKNLRSIASRVVDPSARSVLEKAADETRNHAMMIESEYARTMAMVHETDVATYVRE